One Formosa agariphila KMM 3901 genomic window, AAAGTTCTGCTTCTTTTTCGGGTGTAATCGTTTCACCTTTTGCTTTTAAAGAAGCCGTCTCTATTTGTAACAAAACTTTTGCTGCCGAATTTCCACTCATAACCGCTAGTTCTGCACTTGGCCAAGCTACAATTAATCTTGGGTCGTATGCTTTTCCACACATGGCATAGTTTCCCGCGCCATAGCTGTTACCTATAATAATGGTGAATTTTGGTACAACCGAATTACTAACAGCATTTACCATTTTAGCACCATCTTTAATAATACCACCGTGTTCAGATTTAGAGCCCACCATAAAACCCGTAACATCTTGTAAAAACACTAAAGGAATTTTTTTCTGATTACAATTGGCAATAAAACGTGTCGCTTTATCGGCGCTGTCGTTATAAATAACACCACCAAACTGCATTTCGCCTTGTTTAGTTTTTACTAACTGCCTCTGATTTGCCACTATACCAACAGCCCAACCATCAATTCTAGCATAAGCTGTGATAATTGTTTTTCCGTAACCTTCTTTATATTCTTCAAATTCGGAATTGTCTACCAAACGAGAAATAATTGCCTTCATGTCATATTGGTCAGATCTTCCTTTTGGAAGTAAACCATAAATTTCTTCAGGATTTTCTTTTGGATCTAAAGCTTCTGCACGATTAAATCCGGCAGTATCGTAATCACCAATTTTATCAATTATAAATTTTATTTTATCAAGTGCATCTTTATCATCTTTAGCTTTATAGTCGGTTACACCACTTATTTCACAATGTGTAGTTGCTCCGCCTAATGTTTCATTATCTATAGATTCGCCTATGGCTGCTTTTACTAAATAACTACCAGCTAAAAAAATACTCGCAGTTTTATCTACGATTAGAGCTTCGTCGCTCATAATTGGTAAATACGCACCACCAGCAACACAACTCCCCATAACAGCAGAAATTTGGGTAATCCCCATACTACTCATTATTGCATTGTTTCTAAAAATACGACCGAAGTGTTCTTTGTCAGGAAATATTTCGTCCTGTAGCGGTAAATAAACACCTGCACTGTCTACCAAGTAAATAATTGGCAATTTGTTTTCAATAGAAATTTCTTGAGCACGTAAGTTTTTCTTCCCTGTAATAGGGAACCAAGCACCCGCTTTTACAGTGGCATCATTAGCAACCACAATACATTGTTTTCCTTTTATATATCCTATTTTTACAACAACTCCACCAGAAGGGCATCCGCCGTGTTCTTCATACATGTCTTCGCCAGCAAACGCACCAATTTCTATACTTTTAGAATTAGAGTCTAGTAAATAATCAATACGTTCTCGGGCAGTAAGCTTTCCTTTGCTGTGTAATTTTTCTATACGTTTTAATCCTCCACCAAGGCTTACTTTAGCAAATCTTCGTTTTAAATCGGATAGTAAAAGTTTATTGTAATCTTCGTTTTTATTGAAGTTGATATCCATGTAAAATCAATTTGTCGCTAAAGTACGAAAGTTTAAAAATATTTGCTATTAAATCCGTTACATGATATTTTATATTACATGGATATATTTACCTAGGTAATTAAAATAAATTTGTTGTATATTTGCTTTTATATAAATTCAATTAAAATGAAAAGAGACAAAATTATTTTTTATGTAGCTACAGGATTATTATCTGTAATCGTGTTATTTTCGGTAAGCATGTATTTTTTTAAACATGATGATGTTGCTTTAATGTTTACCAATTTTGGGTATCCATCGTATATTATTTACCCTTATGCAGTAGCCAAACTATTAGGATTATTTGCAATATGGAATCCGAATTTTAAAACCATAAAGGAGTGGTCCTATTCTGGATTTTTCTTTGCTTTTATCTTAGCATTTTTTGCACACGTTATGATTGGTGATGGAGGACAATTCACGGCATTATTAGCTTTAATCTTATTAATAGTATCTTATATATTTAATAAAAAAAACTCAGATTTAATATGAAACAGATCATCGCATTTGCAGGAAGTAACAGTAAACAATCTATAAATAAGCAATTAGTTAGTTATGCTTCCAGTCTATTACAAGAGGCGGAAGTAACCGTTTTAGATTTAAACGATTTTAAATTACCATTGTATGGTGTAGACCTTGAAGTTGAGTCAGGTATTCCAGAATCAGTCAATCGTATGATAGATGCTATTAAAAGCGCCGACGGACTTATTATATCGTTAGCAGAACATAATGGTGCATACACTACTGTATTTAAAAATTTATTTGATTGGATGTCTAGAGCAGAACCCAAAACATTTCATAACAAACCAATGTTGTTAATGGCAACTTCTCCTGGAGCACGAGGTGGGGCTTCTGTTTTAGAAATAGCTAAAGATAGGTTTCCACGTCATGATGCTAATATAGTAGCGGAGTTTTCTCTACCGTCATTTTATGAGAATTTTTCTGAAGGAAAACTGATTAATACCGCGTTAAACACCCAATTATTAAATGAAGTAAAACAGCTTGAAGCTGCTTTGTAACTATATAAATACCTGTAATTATGGGAGATTTTTCTAAAGACATCAATTCTACTTTTCCAAATAATAAGGTAAAAGCGATGTTAAACATAATGTTTACCGCAAATTGGATTAGTAGTTACCAAAATTCATTTTTTAAACCTTTTAAAATATCATCTCAACAATACAATATTTTAAGAATTTTAAAAGGAGCAGGAGAACCTTTAAAGGTACAAACAATAAAAGAACGCATGATTGAAAGGTCTCCAAATACCACACGTTTAATGGATAAATTGTATGCGAAACAATTAATAGACCGCATACCCTGTCCTACAGACCGCAGAGTGGTTCATGTAAAAATTACCGAGGAAGGTTTAGTGTTGCTAGAGCATATATCGAAAACTCAAAGAACAGATATTTTGAAAAATTTATCCGAAGATGAAGCAGAACAACTGAGTATGTTGTTAGATAAAATTAGGTAAACACAAATACGTTTTTAATTTAAAAGACAAATAAGATGAAAACAATAGTTCATAAATCAGATACAAGAGGATTCTCAAATCATGGTTGGTTACAAGCAAATCATTCGTTTAGTTTTGCAAATTGGTATAATGAAGATCGCGTTCATTTTGGCGCATTACGTGTCTTGAATGACGATGTTATTGCTCCTAAAATGGGGTTTGGAACACATCCGCATAAAAACATGGAAATAATTACCATTCCATTAGAGGGCGAATTGAAGCATAGGGACTCTATGGGGAATAAGTGGGAATCTGTTTTGCCTGGCGAAGTTCAAATTATGAGTGCGGGAACTGGTGTAGAGCATTCTGAAATTAATGGCTCGACGGATTCTCATTTAAGTTTATTTCAAATTTGGGTAATTCCGAATAAAGAAAATGTAGATCCACGTTACGATCAAAAAGCTTTTGAGGCTTCAGAACGTCGAAATTCATTACAAGTATTAGTATCGTCTATAGGTGATGATTTGGAAGGACCTTTAAAAATCTATCAAGATGCTTTAATTTCTAGAGTAGACTTAGATGAAAATCATGAGATAACTTATCAATTGAAAAGTAATAATCATGGTGTCTATGTAATGCTTATAAATGGTCGTGTAAATGTTTTAGATACTGAATTAAATACACGTGATGCTATTGGAATAAGTGAATTAACTGAGTTTAAAGTCAATGCAGAAGAGACATCTAGTCTTTTATTTATAGAAATTCCTATGCAATTTTAGTCGTAACAGCTGTTTTTTAGGGTTATATGACCTCAAAAAATGGACGTTAATCTTAACATCGAATTTTTATACATTTCAAAGTTTTTATTGTTAGAGGATTGTGTATTTATTTAATTTTATTCCATAAATATCCCCAAACCTATGAAACTAAAAAGAAAAATGTTATTCGTTTTTTTTGTTGCGCTCACGTATGCAACATATTCGCAAAATTCAAAAATTACTGAAATCCCAGACATTACAGAAATGGATTCTACTAGGGTAAGTTCCTGGATTATTGGAATTGGATTTAATGCTGTCGATGATACAGGAACTGTATTTGATGATGTGTTTGATGTCAATGAAGGTTGGAACGCTGTTCCATATCCGTCTAGATTAAGTTTTGGTCGCTATTATAAAAGTGGATTAGGACTAGAAGGTATCTTTACATATAATAGATACAAGGCTGGAAAGTTAGTCGATAATTTTCCTCTTGAAGAAGATGCCAACTATTTTGGTTTAGACACGAGACTGAGTTACGATTTAAATAAAATTATAGGAGAAACCGGTTGGTTTGACCCTTATGTTGGAGCAGGAGTTGGTTTTACAAGTGCAAATAAGAAATCGCGAGGAACTATCAACGCTGTAGTTGGTTTTAGAATATGGTTTACTGAAAATTTTGGAATGGATGTTAACTCCACTGGTAAATGGGGTATGAATCAAAATTATAAAAATCATAAGCAACACGCTATAGGTTTAGTTTATAGATTTATTGATGAAAAAGAATTAAGTAGAAAGAATCAAAAATTATTAGCTCTTCAAGAAGAATTGGCACTGGAGCAGATAAAAATAGAAGATTCTATTGCTCTTGTTAATCAACAGCAAGAAGAAGCTTTATTGTTAGCTCAGCAAGCAGCTAAACAAAAAGAAGATGAAGCAGAACAAGCTAGACTGGTGCAACTTGAGCAAGATAAACTAGAAGCTAAAAATATGGTACAGGGTGAAATTGATAGTCTAGAAAATTTATACTTTGCTTTTGACTCATATCAATTAACAAACACATCTAAAACAGAATTAAATAAATTAATTGGTATATTAAATACATACCCTGAAATAACTTTAGAAATTACGTCTCATACAGATTCTAGAGGTTCCAGAGCATATAACCAAACACTTTCAGAATCGCGGTTAAAAAGTACACTCGATTATTTATTTGATAATAGTATTGATGAGGATAGAATAGAAGGTAAAGCTTTTGGAGAAGATCAATTAATCAATTCGTGTAACGACGGTACAAAATGCTCGGAAGAAATGCATAAAGCAAATCGACGTTCCGAAATAAATATTGTTAAGTTTTAATTACATTATATAATATAAAGAACCCCTAAGGATTACTTGTAATTTTTAGGGGTTTTTCTTTATTATGAAGTTACTATCTGATTTTTAGAACGGTGTTTTCGCAAGAGAATAATACAAAATGCAATTAAAACACCAGATGCAGCCATTGCAGCTCCAACCCAATCGGCAGAGGTAAATCCATATCCCATGGCTATAGGAATTCCTGCAAAATATGCTCCAGAAGCATTACCTATATTAAAGGCACTTTGGTTTAAAGACGACCCTAAAGTTTCTGAACCCTTAGATGCGTTTATAATGGCAACCTGAATAGGAGTAGATAGGCAAAAAGTTACTGCGCCTATAATAAATGTCATGACAAGAACCATAACCTTATCTGATGCTAATATGGTATTTAAAGACAGACAAATTACCATGCAAACTAATGTAATAATAATAGCATATATTGGTGAAAATTTTTCAGCCAGTTTTGCTCCTATAAAATTACCGATAACCATACCTAATCCGGCTAAAATCATAGCGACAGAAACCATTTCTGCGGAGTGTCCTGCAACATCTGTAATTAATGGAGATATATAACTATACCAAGCAAAAAAGCCTCCGGTACCAATAGTGGTTAAGATTATAATTAACCATAACTCAAGGCGTTTGAAAATTTTTAAATCCTCTAAAAAATGCGTCTCAGATGATTGTTTCAATACAGGCATCCAGAGTTTTATGCTTAAAACGACTAATACACCTACAAAACCAACCAACAAGAAGGAGAGATTCCAACTAAAGTGTTTTCCTAAATATGTACCTAAAGGCACTCCTAAAAGATTTGCAAAAGTTAATCCACTAAACATAATAGCAATACCTTGAGCAGATTTTCCTTCTTTAGATAATTTTCCGGCAACAACGGCTCCAATTCCAAAGAAAGCACCATGAGGTAATCCCGATAAAAAGCGTAAAATTATAAAGGAGTTGTAACCTGTGGCAAATGCCGATAATGTATTGAAAACAGTAAACCAAACCATAAGTGCCATTAGAACCTTATGTGCAGGCCATTTACTGGCGATACTCGTTAAAATGGGGGCACCAACAACAACACCTAAAGCATAAGCTGAAATAAAATGGCCCGCTTTAGGGATGCTTATGTCGAATGCGATAGCTATTTCGGGCAAAATTCCCATAATTACAAACTCGGTTAAACCAATTCCGAATCCTCCTATAGCCAAAGAAAGTAGAGCTTTATTCATTTAATATTAATCTGAAAATAAACATTTATATAATGTTCAAATGTAAGTTGACTAATACAGAATTGATACCCGATAAACATAAAATATATGTTAATTCGTAAACTGTGAATTTAAATCCTAATATGGTATTGAATTATTAAATAATGTTTTATTGATTTGCATTTATTCTAGTTCTGGAATTGTCTGTTTTAGCGATTTTGTTTTTCAGCTATAGGTTTCTAATAAAATAAATAGACAATTAAATAATGGATAGCATAGTGGTAATGAAAGTGTAAAGAAACTAAGAACGAATAATTTAATATTAAATAATATGTAGAGATGTTAATTTAATATGATAATGTTAATACAAATAATCTAATTTTAGTCTTAAAAATACGATATTTGTATTTGAATTTGCGCAAAGGATAGAAGTGGCATCCTTTTTTAATGCTTTTTAATTAAAAAAAGATATAACGGATAGCCTGACTTTTTTAGTGGTTATTACTAAAAAAGATGCGCCCTAAAAGAAATAAGATTTACATATTATGGCAATGAATAAAAATACAGTTTTAGCTTGGGCAACAACTATTATGATTATAGTAGGATTAGGTTTAATAGCACTTGGGGCTTTTAGGTATAACGATGTCGCAGGTTGGGGATTTGCCGCGGTTGGCGTGGGATTTTTTGCTATTGCTTGGGTATTTAACGCATTAAAAGGTAGAGTATAATTATGAGCGACGATAAGAAAGTCATTTTTTCAATGTCTGGTTTAACCAAGACATTTCCGGGAGCTAATACACCGGTTTTAAAGAATATTTATTTAAGTTTTTTCTACGGAGCAAAAATTGGGATTTTAGGTCTTAATGGTTCTGGTAAATCTACGTTATTAAAAATTATAGCTGGAGTTGATAAAAATTTCCAAGGTGATGTTACTTTCCTTCAGGATTATTCTGTTGGATATTTAGAGCAAGAACCACAACTTGACGAAGATAAAACGGTAATAGAAATTGTTCGTGAAGGTGCAGCAGAAACAGTTGCTATTCTTGACGAATACAATAAAATAAACGACATGTTTGGGTTAGAAGAAGTTTATTCTGATGCAGACAAAATGGATAAATTAATGGCACGCCAAGCAGAGCTTCAAGATCAGATTGATGCCTCGGATGCTTGGGAATTAGATACCAAATTAGAAATTGCCATGGATGCCTTACGTACTCCAGACGGTGATAAAAAAATTAGTGTGCTTTCTGGAGGGGAACGTAGACGTGTAGCGCTTTGTCGTTTACTATTACAAGAACCAGATGTATTACTTTTAGATGAGCCTACCAACCACTTAGATGCAGAATCTGTGCATTGGTTAGAGCATCATTTAGCGCAATATAAAGGAACTGTAATTGCTGTAACGCACGATAGATATTTCTTAGATAATGTTGCTGGTTGGATTTTAGAACTGGATAGAGGTGAAGGAATTCCTTGGAAAGGAAATTATTCATCTTGGTTAGACCAAAAATCTAAACGTATGGCTCAAGAAAACAAAACAGCTTCTAAACGTCAGAAAACTTTAGAACGTGAATTAGATTGGGTACGTCAGGGAGCTAAAGGTCGCCAGACGAAACAAAAGGCACGTTTAAAGAATTACGATAAAATGATGAGTCAGGATCAGAAACAACTTGACGAAAAATTAGAAATCTATATTCCTAATGGGCCACGTTTAGGTACCAACGTTATTGAGGCTAAAGGCATCAGCAAAGGATTTGATGATAAATTGTTATATGAAGATTTAAACTTCAATTTACCTCAAGCTGGAATTGTTGGAATTATTGGTCCGAATGGTGCTGGTAAAACAACTATTTTCAGAATGATTATGGGAGAACAGGAACCTGATAAAGGTTCTTTTGAAGTAGGAGAGACTGCTAAAATTGCATACGTGGATCAAAGTCATACAAATATTGATCCTGAGAAAACCATTTGGCAAAACTTTAGCGATGAGCAAGAGCTTGTTTTAATGGGCGGAAAAGAAGTTAATTCTAGAGCCTATTTAAGTCGATTTAATTTCTCTGGTGGCGAGCAAAATAAGAAGGTGAAGTTACTATCTGGAGGAGAACGTAACCGCTTACATTTAGCAATGACACTTAAAGAAGAAGGTAACGTGTTACTTTTAGATGAGCCTACCAACGATTTAGATGTAAATACATTACGTGCGTTAGAAGAAGGTTTAGAGAATTTTGCTGGTTGTGCGGTAGTAATTAGTCACGACAGATGGTTCTTAGATAGAATTTGTACACACATTTTAGCATTCGAAGGCGATAGTCAAGTATATTTCTTTGAAGGTAGTTTTAGTGAATACGAAGAAAATAAGAAAAAACGTTTGGGTGGTGATTTAATGCCAAAACGTATTAAGTATAAAAAATTAGTGAGATAATAGTATCTCAATAAAGTTAGAATAAAAACAGCCAACTGATATGAATCGGTTGGCTGTTTTTGGTTTTTACAATTTCCGTATTAGTTAGAACTATATAAATGTCCTGAAGTAAAATTGGAATGTTTAAAATTTTTATCGTCTGTGTCTAAAACGTTAAAATTTGAAAGACGTTCGTTTTCGGCTTTTAATTTATAGGTATTTCGTATTCCTAAAATTAATAATACTAAAAAGATTATTACAGATAGGGCTAACCCAATTATAATAGTCTTTTCTACAGTTAAAAGCCCGATTTTGGTTAATAGTTCGGTTTGAAACATGATAGGTTATTTTATATTAGACTAATAGCGAGGTAAATATAAAATAAAATATCTAAAACATAAAAATTATAAAGACTTAATTTTCTGGATACCAGTTAAGTAATGTAACTTTTATAGATTTATTCTTAGCATCTATTAATGTTTTAAATTGATTAACATCGCTTAAACCATTAGTACCACGATAATGGTAAGGAATAACTTCTTTTGGTTTAAAATCTAATACCGCACTTGCTGCACTTTCTACAGGCATGGTATACGGTAAATTCATACAAACAAAAGCGATATCAATATTTTTTAAGCTACGCATTTCTGGAATATCTTCTGTATCACCCGAAATATAAATACGTTCGTCGTAATTGTTTAAAATGTATCCATTTCCACGACCTTTAGCATGAAATTTAAGCGCTTCTGGTCGCAAATTGTACATTGGGATAGCTTCAATTTTTAAGTGAGCATACTGTTTGGTTTCACCATTACTAATAACTATAGTTTGCTGTCTTAAGTTATCGGTGAATTTATCGGCTACAGCTTGAGGAGCAAAAATTTTGGTATGTTGCTTGACAATTCCTTCTACAGTTTCTAAATTTAAATGATCTCCATGAATATCTGTAATCAAAATTAAATCGGGTTCGTTTTGTCCTTTAAAAGCATCTACACCTCCAACAGGATCTACGTAGATGGTTTTATCGTCTATTTGCAAAATATAAGTAGCGTGAGAAATGGGAGTGATTTTAGTATTATGCTCTTGTTCAAGCATTGTTTCAGGCTCTGTGAATTGAGTTGCAGGCTTAAAGCTG contains:
- a CDS encoding acyl-CoA carboxylase subunit beta; protein product: MDINFNKNEDYNKLLLSDLKRRFAKVSLGGGLKRIEKLHSKGKLTARERIDYLLDSNSKSIEIGAFAGEDMYEEHGGCPSGGVVVKIGYIKGKQCIVVANDATVKAGAWFPITGKKNLRAQEISIENKLPIIYLVDSAGVYLPLQDEIFPDKEHFGRIFRNNAIMSSMGITQISAVMGSCVAGGAYLPIMSDEALIVDKTASIFLAGSYLVKAAIGESIDNETLGGATTHCEISGVTDYKAKDDKDALDKIKFIIDKIGDYDTAGFNRAEALDPKENPEEIYGLLPKGRSDQYDMKAIISRLVDNSEFEEYKEGYGKTIITAYARIDGWAVGIVANQRQLVKTKQGEMQFGGVIYNDSADKATRFIANCNQKKIPLVFLQDVTGFMVGSKSEHGGIIKDGAKMVNAVSNSVVPKFTIIIGNSYGAGNYAMCGKAYDPRLIVAWPSAELAVMSGNSAAKVLLQIETASLKAKGETITPEKEAELFNEIKSRYDKQVSPYYAASRLWTDGIIDPLDTRTWISVGIEAANHAPIEKKFNLGVIQV
- a CDS encoding DoxX family protein; protein product: MKRDKIIFYVATGLLSVIVLFSVSMYFFKHDDVALMFTNFGYPSYIIYPYAVAKLLGLFAIWNPNFKTIKEWSYSGFFFAFILAFFAHVMIGDGGQFTALLALILLIVSYIFNKKNSDLI
- a CDS encoding NADPH-dependent FMN reductase yields the protein MKQIIAFAGSNSKQSINKQLVSYASSLLQEAEVTVLDLNDFKLPLYGVDLEVESGIPESVNRMIDAIKSADGLIISLAEHNGAYTTVFKNLFDWMSRAEPKTFHNKPMLLMATSPGARGGASVLEIAKDRFPRHDANIVAEFSLPSFYENFSEGKLINTALNTQLLNEVKQLEAAL
- a CDS encoding MarR family winged helix-turn-helix transcriptional regulator; its protein translation is MGDFSKDINSTFPNNKVKAMLNIMFTANWISSYQNSFFKPFKISSQQYNILRILKGAGEPLKVQTIKERMIERSPNTTRLMDKLYAKQLIDRIPCPTDRRVVHVKITEEGLVLLEHISKTQRTDILKNLSEDEAEQLSMLLDKIR
- a CDS encoding pirin family protein; translation: MKTIVHKSDTRGFSNHGWLQANHSFSFANWYNEDRVHFGALRVLNDDVIAPKMGFGTHPHKNMEIITIPLEGELKHRDSMGNKWESVLPGEVQIMSAGTGVEHSEINGSTDSHLSLFQIWVIPNKENVDPRYDQKAFEASERRNSLQVLVSSIGDDLEGPLKIYQDALISRVDLDENHEITYQLKSNNHGVYVMLINGRVNVLDTELNTRDAIGISELTEFKVNAEETSSLLFIEIPMQF
- a CDS encoding OmpA family protein, whose amino-acid sequence is MKLKRKMLFVFFVALTYATYSQNSKITEIPDITEMDSTRVSSWIIGIGFNAVDDTGTVFDDVFDVNEGWNAVPYPSRLSFGRYYKSGLGLEGIFTYNRYKAGKLVDNFPLEEDANYFGLDTRLSYDLNKIIGETGWFDPYVGAGVGFTSANKKSRGTINAVVGFRIWFTENFGMDVNSTGKWGMNQNYKNHKQHAIGLVYRFIDEKELSRKNQKLLALQEELALEQIKIEDSIALVNQQQEEALLLAQQAAKQKEDEAEQARLVQLEQDKLEAKNMVQGEIDSLENLYFAFDSYQLTNTSKTELNKLIGILNTYPEITLEITSHTDSRGSRAYNQTLSESRLKSTLDYLFDNSIDEDRIEGKAFGEDQLINSCNDGTKCSEEMHKANRRSEINIVKF
- a CDS encoding MFS transporter gives rise to the protein MNKALLSLAIGGFGIGLTEFVIMGILPEIAIAFDISIPKAGHFISAYALGVVVGAPILTSIASKWPAHKVLMALMVWFTVFNTLSAFATGYNSFIILRFLSGLPHGAFFGIGAVVAGKLSKEGKSAQGIAIMFSGLTFANLLGVPLGTYLGKHFSWNLSFLLVGFVGVLVVLSIKLWMPVLKQSSETHFLEDLKIFKRLELWLIIILTTIGTGGFFAWYSYISPLITDVAGHSAEMVSVAMILAGLGMVIGNFIGAKLAEKFSPIYAIIITLVCMVICLSLNTILASDKVMVLVMTFIIGAVTFCLSTPIQVAIINASKGSETLGSSLNQSAFNIGNASGAYFAGIPIAMGYGFTSADWVGAAMAASGVLIAFCIILLRKHRSKNQIVTS
- a CDS encoding CAL67264 family membrane protein, with product MAMNKNTVLAWATTIMIIVGLGLIALGAFRYNDVAGWGFAAVGVGFFAIAWVFNALKGRV
- the ettA gene encoding energy-dependent translational throttle protein EttA, which encodes MSDDKKVIFSMSGLTKTFPGANTPVLKNIYLSFFYGAKIGILGLNGSGKSTLLKIIAGVDKNFQGDVTFLQDYSVGYLEQEPQLDEDKTVIEIVREGAAETVAILDEYNKINDMFGLEEVYSDADKMDKLMARQAELQDQIDASDAWELDTKLEIAMDALRTPDGDKKISVLSGGERRRVALCRLLLQEPDVLLLDEPTNHLDAESVHWLEHHLAQYKGTVIAVTHDRYFLDNVAGWILELDRGEGIPWKGNYSSWLDQKSKRMAQENKTASKRQKTLERELDWVRQGAKGRQTKQKARLKNYDKMMSQDQKQLDEKLEIYIPNGPRLGTNVIEAKGISKGFDDKLLYEDLNFNLPQAGIVGIIGPNGAGKTTIFRMIMGEQEPDKGSFEVGETAKIAYVDQSHTNIDPEKTIWQNFSDEQELVLMGGKEVNSRAYLSRFNFSGGEQNKKVKLLSGGERNRLHLAMTLKEEGNVLLLDEPTNDLDVNTLRALEEGLENFAGCAVVISHDRWFLDRICTHILAFEGDSQVYFFEGSFSEYEENKKKRLGGDLMPKRIKYKKLVR
- a CDS encoding MBL fold metallo-hydrolase, translating into MKHKYLFSLFIVAATLISFKPATQFTEPETMLEQEHNTKITPISHATYILQIDDKTIYVDPVGGVDAFKGQNEPDLILITDIHGDHLNLETVEGIVKQHTKIFAPQAVADKFTDNLRQQTIVISNGETKQYAHLKIEAIPMYNLRPEALKFHAKGRGNGYILNNYDERIYISGDTEDIPEMRSLKNIDIAFVCMNLPYTMPVESAASAVLDFKPKEVIPYHYRGTNGLSDVNQFKTLIDAKNKSIKVTLLNWYPEN